The following coding sequences are from one Pseudomonas oryzae window:
- a CDS encoding VOC family protein, which translates to MAEINSLGYVGLGVSDLEQWQWFATEILGMQVGERDAQGMSLRMDEHQQRIFLEENSADDLLVAGWELKTERALEEYVAELREKGVEVSALPADLLKRRKVEKAYACQDPNGFTHEFYFGAHVARLQEPFRSSVLKSRFVCGELGVGHILPFAKAGKGEQTLSFYKDVLKLRVSDYIREEIMPGVLVDATFFHTASGRHHSIATAENPMATKTLNHIMFQVEDIDDVGLAYDRVAAAGIPVALELGHHPNDRMFSFYARTPSGFNFEFGWGGVVIDAANWEVRSYSQLSDWGHKRNQIA; encoded by the coding sequence GTGGCAGAGATCAACTCACTCGGTTACGTCGGTCTGGGCGTCAGCGATCTGGAGCAGTGGCAGTGGTTCGCCACCGAGATTCTCGGCATGCAGGTGGGCGAGCGCGATGCCCAGGGCATGAGCCTGCGCATGGACGAGCACCAGCAGCGGATCTTCCTCGAGGAGAACAGCGCCGACGACCTGCTGGTCGCCGGCTGGGAGCTGAAGACCGAGCGGGCGCTCGAGGAGTACGTCGCCGAGCTGCGCGAGAAGGGTGTCGAGGTCAGCGCGCTGCCGGCCGATCTGCTCAAGCGCCGCAAGGTGGAGAAGGCCTACGCCTGCCAGGACCCCAACGGTTTCACCCACGAGTTCTATTTCGGCGCCCATGTGGCCAGGCTGCAGGAGCCGTTCCGCTCCAGCGTGCTGAAAAGCCGCTTCGTCTGCGGCGAGCTGGGTGTCGGCCACATCCTGCCGTTCGCCAAGGCCGGCAAGGGCGAGCAGACCCTGAGCTTCTACAAGGACGTGCTCAAGCTGCGGGTCAGCGACTACATCCGCGAGGAGATCATGCCCGGCGTGCTGGTCGACGCCACCTTCTTCCACACCGCCAGCGGCCGCCACCACTCCATCGCCACCGCCGAGAACCCGATGGCGACCAAGACCCTCAACCACATCATGTTCCAGGTCGAGGACATCGACGACGTCGGCCTGGCCTACGACCGCGTCGCCGCCGCCGGCATCCCGGTGGCCCTGGAGCTCGGCCATCACCCGAACGACCGCATGTTCTCCTTCTACGCGCGCACGCCGTCCGGCTTCAACTTCGAGTTCGGCTGGGGCGGGGTGGTGATCGACGCGGCCAACTGGGAAGTGCGCAGCTACTCGCAGCTGAGCGACTGGGGCCACAAGCGCAACCAGATCGCCTGA
- a CDS encoding alpha/beta fold hydrolase, which yields MSIWLDFLGAEIRFVELPTYGRTRIAEAGKGKAETLILMHGIGGHLEAYAKNVVALGEHYHVIAFDYVGHGLSAKKTDIEYSIADYVEQLRELMDVLDIPQAHISGESLGGVVTGEFAVRYPQRIRRAVLNTTGGIPVVSDKGRADLKYLAELSARSFGQAPTFDSIRERMQWLLFEGNWHLLSDELIATRLAFYSSAGYQQCAPLIYSRLKRVKEGGTPDMIELEQVQCETLLLWTSHNPIHDVAAAEAALPRLPRGQLYVMKTEAGHWPQYEDPEEFNGVMLKFLASGQL from the coding sequence ATGAGTATCTGGCTGGATTTCCTCGGCGCCGAGATTCGTTTCGTCGAGCTGCCCACCTACGGTCGCACCCGCATCGCCGAGGCCGGCAAGGGCAAGGCCGAGACGCTGATCCTGATGCACGGCATCGGCGGCCATCTGGAGGCCTACGCGAAGAACGTGGTGGCCCTCGGCGAGCACTACCACGTGATCGCCTTCGACTACGTCGGCCACGGCCTGTCGGCGAAGAAGACCGATATCGAGTACTCGATCGCCGACTACGTCGAACAGCTGCGCGAGCTGATGGATGTCCTCGACATCCCGCAGGCGCACATCTCCGGCGAGTCGCTGGGCGGGGTGGTCACCGGCGAGTTCGCCGTGCGCTACCCGCAGCGCATCAGGCGCGCGGTGCTCAACACCACCGGCGGCATCCCGGTGGTCAGCGACAAGGGCCGCGCCGACCTCAAGTACCTGGCCGAACTGTCGGCCCGCAGCTTCGGCCAGGCGCCGACCTTCGACAGCATCCGCGAGCGCATGCAGTGGCTGCTGTTCGAAGGCAACTGGCACCTGCTGAGCGACGAGCTGATCGCCACCCGCCTGGCCTTCTACTCCTCGGCCGGCTACCAGCAGTGTGCGCCGCTGATCTACTCGCGCCTCAAGCGGGTCAAGGAGGGCGGCACGCCCGACATGATCGAGCTGGAGCAGGTGCAGTGCGAAACCCTGCTGCTGTGGACCAGCCACAACCCGATCCACGACGTGGCCGCCGCCGAGGCCGCCCTGCCGCGTCTGCCCCGGGGCCAGCTGTACGTGATGAAGACCGAGGCCGGGCACTGGCCGCAGTACGAGGACCCCGAGGAGTTCAACGGCGTGATGCTGAAGTTCCTCGCCAGCGGACAGCTCTAA
- a CDS encoding acyl-CoA dehydrogenase family protein, producing MNQVLKKSDLQACEPIPSEAEILQRARDLIPMLLDKATSVEKNRMVSKETIQAFVDAGFFKILQPAAFGGWEMNPSVFYKVLMELGRGCCSSAWNMMILGIHQWEFGSMPEQACVDVWGEDDRAIIASSYPPFGKLEEVDGGYRISGTWKTSSGCDHGQWAFLGGLRKDANGKVIDRLSMLVPATDYEIIDDWHTFGLAGTGSKSLLVRDAFVPAHRVHSLIRYEYSERGNHYLYPFNQVFFGAVSSLIVGMAQGGVDEYIRQMSVRTNTTDGNSAALSPYVKDRLGNAVVRVRTARARLLQMMAETTEIVERRELVPTHDRVHYMLDIARVGRECEEAVMLLFKATSARGIYLDNPLQRILRDVIAAANHITQNADDTAGMLGAYLLGQQLPPMIFGLEPVSIHD from the coding sequence ATGAACCAAGTCCTGAAGAAGTCCGACCTGCAGGCCTGCGAGCCGATTCCCAGCGAAGCCGAGATCCTGCAGCGCGCCCGCGACCTGATCCCGATGCTGCTGGACAAGGCGACCTCGGTAGAAAAGAACCGCATGGTCTCGAAGGAAACCATCCAGGCCTTCGTCGATGCCGGGTTCTTCAAGATCCTCCAGCCGGCGGCCTTCGGCGGCTGGGAGATGAATCCCAGCGTGTTTTACAAGGTGCTGATGGAACTGGGCCGCGGCTGCTGCAGCAGCGCCTGGAACATGATGATCCTCGGCATCCACCAGTGGGAATTCGGCAGCATGCCCGAGCAGGCCTGCGTCGACGTGTGGGGCGAGGACGACCGCGCCATCATCGCCTCGTCCTACCCGCCCTTCGGCAAGCTCGAGGAGGTCGATGGCGGCTACCGCATCAGCGGCACCTGGAAGACCTCCAGCGGTTGCGACCACGGCCAGTGGGCCTTCCTCGGCGGCCTGCGCAAGGACGCCAACGGCAAGGTGATCGACCGCCTGTCCATGCTGGTGCCGGCCACCGACTACGAGATCATCGACGACTGGCACACCTTCGGCCTGGCCGGCACCGGCAGCAAGAGCCTGCTGGTCAGGGATGCCTTCGTGCCGGCCCACCGGGTGCACAGCCTGATCAGGTACGAGTACAGCGAGCGCGGCAACCACTACCTGTATCCGTTCAACCAGGTGTTCTTCGGAGCGGTGTCCTCGCTGATCGTCGGCATGGCCCAGGGCGGCGTCGACGAGTACATCCGCCAGATGAGCGTGCGCACCAACACCACCGACGGCAACAGCGCGGCGCTCAGCCCCTACGTCAAGGATCGCCTGGGCAACGCCGTGGTGCGCGTGCGCACCGCCCGCGCCCGCCTGCTGCAGATGATGGCCGAGACCACCGAGATCGTGGAGCGCCGCGAGCTGGTGCCGACCCATGACCGCGTGCACTACATGCTCGACATCGCCCGCGTCGGCCGCGAGTGCGAGGAGGCGGTGATGCTGCTGTTCAAGGCCACCTCGGCGCGCGGCATCTACCTGGACAACCCGCTGCAGCGGATCCTGCGCGACGTCATCGCCGCCGCCAACCACATCACCCAGAACGCCGACGACACCGCCGGCATGCTCGGCGCCTACCTGCTGGGCCAGCAGCTGCCGCCGATGATCTTCGGCCTGGAGCCGGTATCCATCCACGACTGA
- a CDS encoding DUF1302 domain-containing protein: MTSKKAARPVDSACAVEKAFKLSALTVAIVLLPNMSAQAFQFDTGSDIEVRWDNTLKYSNAWRIKDQHDKLVADPNLDDGDRNFDQGLISNRVDLLSELDVKYQDVGFRVSGAAWYDDVYNKDNDNDSPFTANSFSVDHDEFTDETRDLHGRDAEFLDAFAYGKFTMGEEMWGVARLGQHALLYGESLFFGNNGIAAAQQPIDAVKALSVPNSQFKELGLPVKQFSTQLQLTPNFSVGAYYQFEWERTRIPGAGSYFSPADLLDEGGERIILATVPGVGPVASFYRGKDIEARDSGQGGIQLRYRSDALDTDFGLYAVRYHDKNFQVQVRPGANVGPSQPADKQGEYMLVFPEDITAFGFSANRGIGNANVGFEASIRHDAPLVSLTVADLSAVAPVAVGDNDHNPLYAIGKTAHAQINMINVLPTGTFWDSATILAELAWNRTLSVDKNRESLDPNSTRDATAMRVVFTPTYFQVLDGLDLSVPMGFGYGIDGRSSAVGGFSQAKGGNYNIGIAGDYLKSINFSLSYNGYFGPSAPINIGGIKTYEQTNADRDFIAFSVSHTF; encoded by the coding sequence ATGACTTCCAAGAAAGCCGCGCGGCCAGTCGACTCTGCCTGCGCAGTGGAAAAGGCCTTCAAGCTGTCCGCACTGACCGTCGCCATCGTCCTGCTGCCGAACATGTCGGCACAGGCCTTCCAGTTCGATACCGGCAGCGACATCGAGGTGCGCTGGGACAACACCCTCAAGTACAGCAACGCCTGGCGGATCAAGGACCAGCACGACAAGCTGGTCGCCGATCCCAACCTGGACGACGGCGACCGCAACTTCGACCAGGGGCTGATCTCCAACCGTGTCGACCTGCTGTCCGAACTGGACGTCAAATACCAGGACGTCGGCTTCCGTGTCAGCGGCGCGGCCTGGTACGACGACGTCTACAACAAGGACAACGACAACGACTCGCCCTTCACCGCCAACTCGTTCAGCGTCGACCACGACGAGTTCACCGACGAGACCCGCGACCTGCACGGCCGCGATGCGGAGTTCCTCGACGCCTTCGCCTACGGCAAGTTCACCATGGGCGAGGAGATGTGGGGCGTGGCGCGCCTGGGCCAGCATGCGCTGCTCTACGGCGAGAGCCTGTTCTTCGGCAACAACGGCATCGCCGCCGCCCAGCAGCCGATCGACGCGGTCAAGGCGCTGTCGGTACCCAACTCGCAGTTCAAGGAGCTCGGCCTGCCGGTCAAGCAGTTCTCCACCCAGCTGCAGCTGACCCCCAACTTCTCGGTGGGCGCCTACTACCAGTTCGAGTGGGAGCGCACCCGCATCCCCGGCGCCGGCAGCTACTTCAGCCCGGCCGACCTGCTCGACGAGGGCGGCGAGCGCATCATCCTCGCCACGGTGCCGGGCGTCGGCCCGGTGGCCTCCTTCTACCGCGGCAAGGACATCGAGGCGCGCGACTCCGGGCAGGGCGGCATCCAGCTGCGCTACCGCTCGGATGCACTGGATACCGACTTCGGCCTGTACGCGGTGCGCTACCACGACAAGAACTTCCAGGTGCAGGTGCGCCCGGGCGCCAATGTCGGCCCGAGCCAGCCGGCGGACAAGCAGGGCGAGTACATGCTGGTGTTCCCCGAGGACATCACCGCCTTCGGCTTCAGTGCCAACCGCGGCATCGGCAACGCCAACGTCGGCTTCGAGGCGTCGATCCGCCACGACGCACCGCTGGTCAGCCTGACCGTGGCCGACCTCAGCGCGGTGGCGCCGGTGGCGGTCGGTGACAACGACCACAACCCGCTGTACGCCATCGGCAAGACCGCCCACGCGCAGATCAACATGATCAACGTGCTGCCCACCGGCACCTTCTGGGATTCGGCGACCATCCTCGCCGAGCTGGCGTGGAACCGCACGCTGAGCGTGGACAAGAACCGCGAGAGCCTCGACCCCAACTCGACCCGCGACGCCACCGCCATGCGCGTGGTGTTCACCCCGACCTACTTCCAGGTGCTCGACGGGCTCGACCTGTCGGTGCCGATGGGCTTCGGCTACGGCATCGACGGCCGTTCCTCGGCGGTCGGCGGCTTCAGCCAGGCCAAGGGCGGCAACTACAACATCGGCATCGCCGGCGACTACCTGAAGTCGATCAACTTCAGCCTGTCCTACAACGGCTACTTCGGGCCCTCGGCGCCGATCAACATCGGCGGCATCAAGACCTACGAGCAGACCAACGCCGACCGCGACTTCATCGCCTTCAGCGTCTCGCACACTTTCTGA
- a CDS encoding DUF1329 domain-containing protein, producing MYKNNKARFLTCVSLLSLCIGAAHAAVSPQEAEALKGKLTPIGAERAGNADGSIPAWNGGFTEVPAGYQQGQRNVDPFAADKPLYTITAANLDQYKDKLSEGVIQLFRDNPQTFRIDVYPTRRTAAAPQWVYDNTYKNATRATLENDGLTVKGAYGGVPFPIPQSGLEVHWNHMTLWRGESTHTRYKVWTTTADGKQVLATAAVDDGQYPYYYKDGSLESTPNPNYMLAIQSTYAPAFRAGEALMVHNVLDHVKGRTLWQYLAGQRRVRRAPSINFDTPNVVASGVNFVDETFGGGGSPERYDWKLIGKREMIIPYNSNKLLANADQAVMDQRHAKPEMMRWELHRVWEVEATLKPGKRHAVPKRKYYYDEDNWGTAILDGWDAEGTLWRTALTTPFAAPDIPATVNYCTGFFHDHRTKAWVYNCALGDAGKDQYAMAERRRESYFSPESLMTQSAR from the coding sequence ATGTACAAGAACAACAAAGCCCGTTTCCTGACTTGCGTATCCCTGCTGTCGCTGTGCATCGGCGCCGCCCATGCGGCGGTCAGCCCGCAGGAGGCCGAGGCCCTCAAGGGCAAGCTGACGCCGATTGGCGCCGAGCGTGCCGGCAACGCCGACGGCAGCATCCCGGCCTGGAACGGCGGCTTCACCGAGGTGCCGGCCGGCTACCAGCAGGGGCAGCGCAACGTCGATCCGTTCGCTGCCGACAAGCCGCTGTACACCATCACCGCGGCCAATCTCGACCAGTACAAGGACAAGCTGTCCGAGGGCGTGATCCAGCTGTTCAGGGACAACCCGCAGACCTTCCGCATCGACGTCTATCCGACCCGGCGCACCGCGGCGGCGCCGCAGTGGGTGTACGACAACACCTACAAGAACGCCACCCGCGCCACCCTGGAGAACGACGGCCTGACCGTGAAGGGCGCCTACGGCGGCGTGCCCTTCCCGATCCCCCAGTCGGGCCTCGAGGTGCACTGGAACCACATGACCCTGTGGCGCGGCGAATCCACCCACACCAGGTACAAGGTGTGGACCACCACCGCCGACGGCAAGCAGGTGCTGGCCACCGCCGCGGTCGACGACGGCCAGTATCCCTACTACTACAAGGACGGCTCGCTGGAGAGCACGCCCAACCCCAACTACATGCTGGCGATCCAGTCCACCTACGCGCCGGCCTTCCGCGCCGGCGAGGCGCTGATGGTGCACAACGTGCTCGACCACGTTAAGGGCCGCACCCTGTGGCAGTACCTGGCCGGCCAGCGCCGCGTGCGCCGCGCGCCGAGCATCAACTTCGACACCCCCAACGTGGTGGCCTCCGGGGTCAACTTCGTCGACGAGACCTTCGGCGGCGGCGGCTCGCCCGAGCGCTACGACTGGAAGCTGATCGGCAAGCGGGAAATGATCATTCCCTACAACAGCAACAAGCTGCTGGCCAACGCCGACCAGGCGGTGATGGATCAGCGCCATGCCAAGCCGGAGATGATGCGCTGGGAGCTGCACCGCGTCTGGGAGGTGGAGGCGACCCTCAAGCCCGGCAAGCGCCACGCCGTGCCCAAGCGCAAGTACTACTACGACGAGGACAACTGGGGCACCGCCATCCTCGACGGCTGGGACGCCGAGGGCACCCTGTGGCGCACCGCGCTGACCACCCCGTTCGCCGCGCCGGATATCCCGGCCACGGTGAACTACTGCACCGGTTTCTTCCATGACCACCGCACCAAGGCCTGGGTCTACAACTGCGCCCTGGGCGATGCCGGCAAGGACCAGTACGCCATGGCCGAGCGCCGCCGCGAGAGCTACTTCTCGCCGGAATCGCTGATGACCCAGAGCGCACGCTGA
- a CDS encoding WD40/YVTN/BNR-like repeat-containing protein yields the protein MKRTMIALCISLVGLVVAESNAFADTEKRPEVVRDVPDTLQQPALRSPLAARSLLNAVASAGERIVAVGARGHIVYSDDRGQSWQQAEVPVSVTLTGVCFADRDTGWAVGHRGVILKTVDGGRSWSKRFDGLQAATAIVQARELQDPERAHDARRLQMEGADKPLLDVQCLDRQRVVAVGAYGFGFVTHDGGDTWLPSLALLDGTEQRHVNVVREHGGQLYLAGELGMLLRLDSDLQQLEPLGEPYPGSFFGLVVTRSGHLLAFGLRGNLFRSGDGGASWQQVEFAGSQSLTAGVNLADGGILLVDESGAGWLSRDDGQSFRPVRPSAQFPFAGLLATSDGGSVAVGVNGVSFFEPGALR from the coding sequence GTGAAAAGAACAATGATCGCCTTGTGCATATCCCTGGTCGGACTGGTTGTGGCGGAGTCGAACGCCTTCGCCGATACCGAGAAGCGGCCGGAGGTCGTCCGTGACGTACCTGACACCCTGCAGCAGCCGGCCCTGCGCTCGCCCCTGGCGGCGCGCTCGCTGCTCAATGCCGTGGCCAGCGCCGGCGAGCGCATCGTCGCGGTGGGTGCGCGCGGCCACATCGTCTATTCCGACGACCGCGGGCAGAGCTGGCAGCAGGCCGAGGTGCCGGTCTCGGTGACCCTGACCGGCGTGTGCTTCGCCGACCGCGACACCGGCTGGGCAGTCGGCCACCGCGGCGTGATCCTCAAGACCGTCGACGGCGGACGCAGCTGGAGCAAGCGCTTCGACGGCCTGCAGGCCGCCACCGCCATCGTCCAGGCCCGCGAGCTGCAGGACCCGGAGCGCGCCCACGATGCGCGGCGCCTGCAGATGGAGGGCGCCGACAAGCCGCTGCTCGACGTGCAGTGCCTCGATCGCCAGCGGGTGGTGGCCGTCGGCGCCTACGGTTTCGGCTTCGTCACCCACGATGGCGGCGACACTTGGCTGCCCTCGCTGGCGCTGCTGGACGGCACCGAGCAGCGCCACGTCAACGTCGTCCGCGAACACGGCGGGCAGCTCTACCTGGCCGGCGAGCTGGGCATGCTGCTGCGTCTGGACAGCGACCTGCAGCAGCTCGAGCCGCTTGGCGAGCCCTATCCGGGCAGCTTCTTCGGCCTGGTCGTCACCCGCAGCGGCCATCTGCTGGCCTTCGGCCTGCGCGGCAACCTGTTCCGCTCCGGCGATGGCGGCGCCAGCTGGCAGCAGGTCGAGTTCGCCGGCAGCCAGAGCCTTACCGCCGGGGTCAACCTGGCCGACGGCGGCATCCTGCTGGTCGACGAGTCCGGCGCCGGCTGGCTGAGCCGCGACGACGGGCAGAGCTTCCGGCCGGTCAGGCCCAGCGCCCAGTTCCCCTTCGCCGGCCTGCTGGCCACCAGCGATGGCGGCAGCGTGGCGGTCGGAGTCAATGGCGTTTCCTTCTTCGAGCCGGGCGCGCTGCGTTGA
- a CDS encoding efflux RND transporter permease subunit encodes MAIGHSTDDFAAIASLADFDRHSGNRLERLLFNHRSLVIGVCLLLTLLFAVAATGLRLNASFLKTIPANHPFVLNFLAHADELKGSANAVRIAVAVPEGREGDIFSAEYMETLRQINDDLYLVPGVDRAFMKSLWTPLTRWQGVTEEGFDGGPVVPDGFDGSAESLAILRANVERSGEIGQLVARDLRSTIVHVPLLDIDPKTGQALDYQTLSDALEEIRSRYQAKGMDIHIIGFAKVMGDLIAGLQAVLGFFAVAVLITTAILYYFTRCWRSTLVVQGCTLVGVIWLLGCLPLLGYELNPYSILIPFLVYAIGVSHGAQKMNGIMQDVGRGTHKLIAARYTFRRLFAAGMTALLADVVGFAVLTIVDVPVIQELAIIASVGVGILVFTNLALLPIMLSYTGVSPLAAARSLKLEAGEAGGPRLLGVFERFTGPRPAALALLVALGIGLFALLVGRELKVGDLDPGAPELRADSRYNRDNQFVIGHYQASSDVFVVMVATPAGQCIDYATLRKVEELEWRLRQLPGVEGTSSIAGLARKINVGMNEGNLKWNELLPNQAMINAAAIRSPRELFNDTCDLLSVYAYLKDHKADTLSDVVAVTERFAAEYDDQRARFLLAAGNAGIESATNIVVKQANGQMLLGVYLAVTLLCFAAFRSWRAVVCAILPLILTSLLAEALMVKLGMGLKVATLPVVALGVGIGVDYALYILSVTLFWLKRGASLAEAYARALQFTGRVVVFTGLTLSLGVVTWIFSPIKFQADMGVLLTFMFLCNMLVALVLVPALACFMLRPAATVACASSQEVPA; translated from the coding sequence ATGGCTATCGGTCATTCCACCGACGATTTCGCCGCCATCGCATCCCTTGCGGATTTCGACAGGCATTCGGGCAACCGCCTGGAGCGCCTGCTGTTCAACCATCGCAGCCTGGTGATCGGCGTCTGCCTGCTGCTGACGCTGCTGTTCGCGGTCGCCGCCACCGGCCTGCGCCTGAACGCCAGCTTCCTCAAGACCATCCCGGCCAACCATCCGTTCGTGCTCAACTTCCTCGCGCATGCCGACGAGCTCAAGGGCAGCGCCAATGCCGTGCGCATCGCCGTGGCGGTGCCGGAGGGGCGCGAGGGCGACATCTTCAGCGCCGAGTACATGGAGACCCTCCGGCAGATCAACGACGACCTGTACCTGGTGCCGGGCGTCGACCGTGCCTTCATGAAGTCGCTGTGGACGCCGCTGACCCGCTGGCAGGGCGTCACCGAGGAGGGCTTCGACGGCGGCCCGGTGGTGCCGGACGGCTTCGACGGCAGCGCCGAGAGCCTGGCGATCCTGCGCGCCAACGTCGAACGCTCCGGCGAGATCGGCCAGCTGGTGGCGCGCGACCTGCGCTCGACCATCGTCCATGTGCCGCTGCTGGACATCGACCCCAAGACCGGCCAGGCGCTCGACTACCAGACCCTGTCCGACGCCCTGGAGGAGATCCGCAGCCGCTACCAGGCCAAGGGCATGGACATCCACATCATCGGCTTCGCCAAAGTGATGGGCGACCTGATCGCCGGCCTGCAGGCGGTGCTCGGCTTCTTCGCCGTGGCGGTGCTGATCACCACGGCGATCCTCTACTACTTCACCCGCTGCTGGCGCAGCACCCTGGTGGTGCAGGGCTGCACCCTGGTCGGGGTGATCTGGCTGCTCGGCTGCCTGCCGCTGCTGGGCTACGAGCTCAATCCCTACTCGATCCTCATCCCGTTCCTGGTCTACGCCATCGGCGTCAGCCACGGCGCGCAGAAGATGAACGGCATCATGCAGGACGTCGGCCGCGGCACCCACAAGCTGATCGCCGCGCGCTACACCTTCCGCCGCCTGTTCGCCGCCGGGATGACCGCGCTGCTCGCCGACGTGGTCGGCTTCGCCGTGCTGACCATCGTCGATGTGCCGGTGATCCAGGAGCTGGCGATCATCGCCAGCGTCGGCGTGGGCATCCTGGTGTTCACCAACCTGGCGCTGCTGCCGATCATGCTGTCGTACACCGGCGTTTCCCCGCTCGCCGCCGCGCGCAGCCTCAAGCTGGAAGCGGGCGAGGCGGGCGGTCCGCGCCTGCTCGGCGTGTTCGAGCGCTTCACCGGCCCGCGGCCGGCGGCGCTGGCGCTGCTGGTGGCGCTGGGCATCGGCCTGTTCGCGCTGCTGGTCGGCCGCGAGCTGAAGGTCGGCGACCTCGATCCGGGCGCCCCCGAGCTGCGCGCCGACTCGCGCTACAACCGCGACAACCAGTTCGTCATCGGCCACTACCAGGCCAGCAGCGACGTGTTCGTGGTGATGGTCGCCACCCCTGCCGGCCAGTGCATCGACTACGCCACCCTGCGCAAGGTCGAGGAGCTGGAGTGGCGCCTGCGCCAGCTGCCGGGCGTCGAGGGCACCAGCTCCATCGCCGGGCTGGCGCGCAAGATCAACGTCGGCATGAACGAGGGCAACCTCAAGTGGAACGAGCTGCTGCCCAACCAGGCGATGATCAACGCCGCCGCCATCCGCTCGCCGCGCGAGCTGTTCAATGACACCTGCGACCTGCTGTCGGTGTATGCCTACCTCAAGGACCACAAGGCCGACACCCTGAGCGATGTGGTGGCGGTCACCGAGCGCTTCGCCGCCGAGTACGACGACCAGCGCGCGCGCTTCCTGCTGGCGGCGGGCAATGCCGGCATCGAGAGCGCCACCAACATCGTGGTCAAACAGGCCAACGGCCAGATGCTGCTGGGCGTGTACCTGGCGGTGACCCTGCTGTGCTTCGCCGCCTTCCGCTCCTGGCGCGCGGTGGTCTGCGCCATCCTGCCGCTGATCCTCACCTCGCTGCTGGCCGAGGCGCTGATGGTCAAGCTGGGCATGGGCCTCAAGGTGGCGACCCTGCCGGTGGTGGCCCTGGGCGTCGGCATCGGCGTCGACTACGCGCTGTACATTCTCAGCGTCACCCTGTTCTGGCTCAAGCGCGGCGCCTCGCTGGCCGAGGCCTACGCCCGGGCCCTGCAGTTCACCGGGCGGGTGGTGGTGTTCACCGGCCTGACCCTGTCGCTCGGCGTGGTGACCTGGATCTTCTCGCCGATCAAGTTCCAGGCCGACATGGGCGTGCTGCTGACCTTCATGTTCCTCTGCAACATGCTGGTGGCCCTGGTGCTGGTCCCGGCGCTGGCCTGCTTCATGCTCAGGCCGGCGGCGACTGTGGCCTGCGCCAGCAGCCAGGAGGTGCCGGCATGA